In the genome of uncultured Pseudodesulfovibrio sp., one region contains:
- a CDS encoding ATP-binding protein: MNLQNYYDTVMELTHGIVVTLDLDGGIIHGNSELEQLSGYHLQELAGRDWFEVFIPRDEREVARRALLESVHDKGVTAFAGRIRAKDGDTVYVNWNLKPLTDSNGEIVSLLCVGQDVTDLVLREKGLLRERFTLVERNKELNCLYSLSQLMGEIHRTLDDLLTRVVELLPAAFQNPEMTYARLRIGHKIYETPGFEESDYMLKSDLVVNDEKRGSLSVAVRNDAARPGFLEDERDLFTTVVQQVVILVSKRETRLAKQELERQLRQSDRLAKIGQFSAGVAHEINEPLANILGFAELALQTPDLPQQVATDLNNIVESSLHAREIIRKLMFFGRQLPPQPAFIDFNDTVEQALRITESGARRSDIEIVREYDRSLPKILADPQHMKQVVVNLVVNAIQAMVDGGTVTIRTIGHESDAYLVVEDTGPGMPPDVLKMIFTPFFTTKDVDKGSGLGLSVIHGIVKAHGGFIQVESSPDGGTRVEVAFPCHLRDPEDEP; encoded by the coding sequence ATGAATCTCCAAAACTATTACGACACCGTCATGGAGCTGACCCACGGCATCGTGGTCACGCTCGATCTCGACGGGGGGATCATCCACGGGAATTCCGAACTGGAACAACTCTCTGGTTATCATCTTCAGGAACTGGCGGGCCGTGACTGGTTCGAAGTGTTCATCCCCAGAGACGAGCGCGAAGTGGCGCGGCGAGCCTTGCTGGAAAGCGTCCACGACAAGGGCGTGACCGCCTTTGCCGGGCGCATTCGGGCCAAGGACGGTGACACGGTTTACGTCAACTGGAACCTCAAGCCGCTGACCGACTCCAATGGCGAGATCGTCAGTCTGCTGTGTGTGGGCCAGGATGTCACCGATTTGGTCCTGCGCGAAAAGGGGCTGTTGCGCGAACGGTTCACGCTGGTCGAGCGCAACAAGGAGCTGAACTGCCTCTACTCCCTGAGCCAGCTCATGGGCGAAATCCATCGGACCCTGGACGACCTGCTGACCAGGGTGGTGGAACTGCTCCCGGCAGCCTTCCAGAATCCCGAGATGACGTATGCCCGGTTGCGCATCGGGCACAAAATTTACGAGACCCCCGGCTTCGAGGAGAGCGATTACATGCTCAAGTCCGACCTGGTGGTCAACGACGAGAAGCGGGGGTCGCTTTCGGTGGCCGTACGCAATGACGCGGCCCGGCCCGGATTTCTGGAGGACGAGCGCGACCTGTTCACCACCGTGGTTCAGCAGGTGGTCATTCTGGTTTCCAAGCGGGAGACCCGGCTGGCCAAGCAGGAGTTGGAGCGCCAGCTCAGGCAGTCGGACCGGCTGGCCAAGATTGGCCAGTTCTCGGCGGGCGTGGCCCACGAGATCAACGAGCCTTTGGCCAACATCCTCGGGTTCGCCGAACTGGCCCTGCAGACCCCGGACCTGCCCCAACAGGTGGCCACGGACCTGAACAACATCGTGGAGTCCTCCCTGCACGCCCGTGAGATCATCCGCAAGCTCATGTTCTTCGGTCGCCAGTTGCCGCCCCAGCCCGCGTTCATCGATTTCAACGACACGGTGGAGCAGGCTTTGCGCATCACCGAGTCCGGGGCCCGTCGCAGCGACATCGAGATTGTTCGGGAGTATGACCGTTCCCTGCCCAAGATCCTGGCTGACCCGCAGCACATGAAGCAGGTAGTGGTCAATCTGGTAGTCAATGCCATCCAGGCAATGGTCGACGGCGGCACGGTGACCATCCGGACCATCGGCCACGAGAGCGACGCCTATCTGGTTGTGGAGGACACCGGCCCGGGTATGCCTCCGGACGTGCTCAAGATGATCTTCACCCCGTTTTTCACCACCAAGGACGTGGACAAGGGTTCCGGCCTGGGGCTGTCCGTGATACACGGCATCGTCAAGGCCCACGGGGGATTCATTCAGGTGGAAAGCTCGCCGGACGGTGGGACAAGGGTGGAAGTCGCCTTTCCCTGCCATCTGCGCGACCCGGAGGATGAGCCATGA
- a CDS encoding sigma-54 dependent transcriptional regulator: MSRTVRILAVDDSKSTLEVLKRNLVPAGYEVFTCGRVDEAVALLEELVIDLVITDYRMPSASGLDLIKHVRANLPDVEIMMITGYPSIPGAVEAIKDGAGEYLAKPFTTEELLTSVGRIVERLQRRRVLASSDTPPDNFGIIGNAPEMELVFQRIGKAAASDANVLINGESGTGKELVARAVHYNSDRRTASFVPVNCTAIPDSLVESELFGHVKGAFTGAKESRAGFFEVANGGSIFLDEIGDASPTMQAKLLRVIQSKEFCKVGSSIVKTVDVRILAATHKDLRRMVGEGSFREDLFYRINVIDINVPPLSERGDDILVLINHFLADFSKAMHRRPPIISDEALHALRRFDWPGNVRELENLIQRLVVIVDHDTIEVTDLPETMRFSLPREGSVNRTLEEVELEHIRNVLVMTGDNKTRAAEILGINRKTLREKLKRFEGMTKPEE, from the coding sequence ATGAGCAGGACGGTCCGCATTCTCGCGGTGGACGACAGCAAATCGACTCTGGAGGTGCTCAAGCGCAACCTTGTGCCCGCGGGCTACGAGGTCTTCACCTGTGGACGGGTCGACGAGGCAGTGGCCCTGCTCGAGGAATTGGTCATCGACCTGGTCATCACCGACTACCGCATGCCATCGGCATCGGGGCTGGATCTGATCAAGCACGTGCGGGCCAACCTGCCGGACGTGGAAATCATGATGATAACCGGCTATCCGTCCATCCCCGGAGCGGTGGAGGCCATCAAGGACGGGGCAGGGGAGTATCTGGCCAAGCCGTTCACCACCGAGGAGTTGCTCACCTCCGTGGGACGCATCGTGGAGCGGTTGCAGCGCAGGCGGGTTCTGGCCTCGTCCGACACTCCGCCGGACAATTTCGGGATCATCGGCAACGCCCCTGAAATGGAATTGGTCTTTCAGCGCATCGGCAAGGCGGCGGCTTCGGATGCCAACGTGCTGATCAACGGCGAGTCCGGCACCGGCAAGGAACTGGTGGCCCGGGCCGTGCACTACAACAGCGACAGACGGACCGCGTCCTTCGTGCCGGTCAACTGCACGGCCATCCCCGACAGCCTGGTGGAAAGCGAGTTGTTCGGCCACGTCAAGGGCGCCTTTACTGGCGCCAAGGAGTCTCGGGCGGGCTTCTTCGAGGTGGCCAACGGCGGGTCCATCTTCCTGGACGAAATCGGCGACGCCAGCCCGACCATGCAGGCAAAGCTTTTGCGGGTCATCCAGTCCAAGGAGTTCTGCAAGGTGGGGTCGAGCATCGTCAAGACCGTGGACGTCCGCATCCTGGCCGCCACGCACAAGGACCTGCGCCGCATGGTCGGGGAGGGCTCCTTCCGCGAGGACCTGTTTTACCGGATCAACGTCATCGACATCAACGTGCCGCCTTTGTCCGAGCGCGGGGACGACATCCTCGTGCTCATCAACCATTTTCTGGCCGATTTTTCCAAGGCCATGCACCGCAGGCCGCCGATCATATCGGACGAGGCCCTGCACGCCCTGCGTCGATTCGACTGGCCGGGCAATGTCCGCGAGTTGGAAAACCTCATCCAGCGGCTGGTGGTTATCGTGGATCACGACACCATTGAAGTCACCGACCTGCCCGAAACCATGCGCTTCAGCCTGCCGCGAGAGGGCAGCGTCAACCGGACTCTGGAAGAGGTCGAACTCGAACACATCCGCAACGTCCTGGTCATGACCGGCGACAACAAGACCCGCGCGGCCGAAATCCTCGGCATCAACCGGAAGACCCTGAGGGAAAAACTCAAGCGCTTCGAAGGGATGACCAAGCCGGAAGAATAG
- a CDS encoding FUSC family protein, which translates to MAFNVEKYISSHIRHGLKVGLASVLAYVGAEWIGLPYGYWAVITTVIVMQMHVADSIQMCLYRFTGTAIGAGMGILMILIFPPTHFYTLIAVFVGTGICAYLTRYDARYRMAAITMAIVFLSSLGAEHRIEYSLFRVAEIGVGVLCAFVVSVAVWPNRTTSVLLDRLCKQYDQVADNVLLLMDNFLHRQRKTDPDLFFDLAREVQANRDLYNKIYSTERRVFRDDMAKLSLQVNTLNSVVERLQSTPSLLNEVEGDGFDIIMAPELNLLARHLAVALRSIGRGVQYDPHPLARAVDGVEKRFIELREQGVIERFEVRRYFQVMSFINTVQHLGEFLLVVLNKPRKAE; encoded by the coding sequence ATGGCTTTCAACGTTGAAAAATACATCAGCAGTCACATCCGGCACGGCCTGAAGGTCGGTCTGGCCAGTGTCCTGGCCTACGTCGGAGCGGAATGGATCGGCCTGCCCTACGGATATTGGGCGGTCATCACCACGGTCATCGTCATGCAGATGCACGTGGCCGACTCCATTCAGATGTGCCTGTACCGGTTCACCGGTACGGCCATCGGCGCGGGCATGGGCATCCTGATGATCCTCATCTTTCCGCCCACCCATTTCTATACTCTTATCGCGGTTTTCGTGGGCACGGGCATCTGCGCCTATCTGACACGATACGACGCGCGGTATCGAATGGCGGCCATCACCATGGCCATCGTCTTTCTTTCCAGTCTGGGGGCGGAGCACCGTATCGAGTATTCCCTGTTCAGGGTGGCCGAGATTGGCGTCGGCGTGCTCTGCGCATTCGTGGTTTCTGTTGCGGTCTGGCCAAACCGCACCACTTCGGTTTTGCTGGACAGGCTCTGCAAGCAGTATGATCAGGTGGCCGACAACGTCCTGCTGCTCATGGACAATTTCCTGCACCGCCAGCGTAAGACCGATCCTGACCTGTTCTTCGATCTGGCCCGCGAGGTCCAGGCCAACCGGGATCTGTACAACAAGATATACTCCACGGAGCGGCGGGTCTTTCGGGACGATATGGCCAAGCTCTCCCTGCAGGTCAACACGCTCAATTCCGTGGTGGAGCGCCTCCAGTCCACGCCTAGCCTGCTCAACGAGGTGGAAGGCGACGGATTCGACATCATCATGGCTCCGGAGTTGAATCTTCTGGCCCGCCACCTGGCCGTGGCCCTGCGCTCCATCGGCCGAGGCGTCCAGTATGACCCCCATCCCCTGGCCCGGGCCGTGGACGGCGTGGAGAAGCGTTTCATCGAACTGCGTGAGCAGGGTGTTATCGAACGATTCGAAGTGCGTCGCTATTTTCAGGTCATGAGCTTCATCAACACCGTCCAGCATCTTGGCGAATTCCTTCTGGTCGTCCTGAACAAGCCGCGTAAGGCAGAATAA
- a CDS encoding cytochrome c3 family protein, with the protein MAGYAIPEEKEDVPARIILDNTGGRVVFSHRTHVEDYSSDCADCHHDGLENGEYLPCGACHPAEFDETFRREHQKSFPDKEACVRCHGDVPTGPLTEDEQPDIESIPTRGEAFHSLCMNCHEENGGPYGEDACYQCHAR; encoded by the coding sequence GTGGCCGGCTATGCCATTCCGGAAGAGAAAGAGGATGTTCCCGCCCGGATCATCCTGGACAACACCGGTGGACGGGTCGTGTTTTCACACCGCACCCATGTAGAAGACTACAGTTCCGACTGCGCGGACTGTCATCATGACGGACTTGAAAACGGGGAGTACCTGCCGTGCGGCGCTTGTCACCCCGCAGAGTTCGATGAGACGTTCCGCCGCGAACACCAAAAATCGTTTCCGGACAAGGAAGCCTGCGTGCGCTGTCACGGCGACGTGCCCACAGGCCCTCTTACCGAGGACGAGCAGCCGGATATCGAATCCATCCCAACCCGTGGCGAGGCCTTTCATTCCCTGTGCATGAACTGCCACGAGGAAAACGGCGGTCCTTACGGGGAAGACGCCTGCTACCAGTGCCACGCGAGGTAA
- a CDS encoding 4Fe-4S dicluster domain-containing protein yields MLKIHYSLDQKPADAIRDLEAPEFLNISVRNLVLKTKKGSVLAKGDLVAEHPSPGGGACHAALSGKVKAVNYHSLTVQCTGGDETVDPVDVASMGKGSELLRALQELGVDVAPLTGSAEVLVINALNPEPGVSVAQQLLRDGGEELRAGLDMARKLLSPARAILAAPKGENVSIPGAETVGIRAKYPYSLDALVVRTVTGKEFPEHTRVINVMDLYDLGKVALTGLPITETFMTIDGHNYRVPVGTPVRHILETLDLKAAPGDTIVLGGPFRGESIYSLDQGVKKEDYGMFITSSDAIPEVQDAACMNCGECVLQCPARVQPHLISRYAEYERFEEAEKYGLNSCFECGLCAFNCFARRPLLQYIRFAKAQIRAKGQGNQA; encoded by the coding sequence ATGCTTAAAATACACTACTCACTGGACCAGAAGCCGGCCGACGCCATCAGGGATCTGGAAGCTCCCGAGTTCCTGAATATCTCGGTGCGCAATCTTGTCCTGAAAACCAAAAAGGGCAGCGTGCTGGCCAAGGGCGACCTGGTCGCCGAGCATCCTTCCCCGGGCGGCGGCGCCTGCCATGCGGCCCTGAGCGGCAAGGTCAAGGCCGTCAACTACCACAGCCTGACCGTGCAGTGCACCGGCGGCGACGAGACCGTGGATCCCGTGGACGTTGCGTCCATGGGCAAAGGCTCGGAACTGTTGCGCGCGCTGCAGGAACTGGGTGTTGACGTGGCTCCGTTGACCGGCAGCGCCGAGGTCCTGGTGATCAACGCCCTGAACCCGGAGCCGGGTGTTTCCGTGGCCCAGCAGCTTCTGCGCGACGGCGGCGAGGAGCTTCGCGCCGGGCTGGACATGGCCCGCAAGCTGCTTTCTCCGGCCCGCGCCATCCTGGCCGCTCCCAAGGGCGAGAATGTCTCGATCCCCGGAGCCGAGACCGTTGGCATCCGGGCCAAGTATCCATACTCCCTGGACGCCCTGGTGGTCCGTACCGTGACCGGCAAGGAGTTCCCCGAGCATACCCGCGTGATAAACGTCATGGACCTGTACGATCTGGGCAAGGTGGCCCTGACCGGACTGCCCATCACCGAGACCTTCATGACCATCGACGGCCACAACTATCGGGTACCCGTGGGCACCCCCGTGCGCCATATCCTGGAGACTCTCGACCTGAAGGCGGCCCCGGGCGACACCATAGTCCTGGGCGGACCGTTCAGGGGCGAATCCATCTACAGCCTCGATCAGGGGGTGAAGAAGGAGGACTACGGCATGTTCATCACCTCCTCGGACGCCATCCCGGAGGTGCAGGATGCCGCGTGCATGAACTGCGGCGAATGCGTCCTGCAGTGTCCGGCGCGGGTCCAGCCGCATCTGATCAGCCGCTACGCGGAGTATGAACGGTTTGAAGAGGCCGAAAAATACGGCCTGAACAGCTGCTTTGAGTGCGGCCTGTGCGCCTTCAACTGTTTCGCCAGACGGCCGCTGCTGCAGTACATCCGTTTCGCCAAGGCGCAGATCCGCGCCAAGGGGCAGGGGAACCAGGCGTAA
- a CDS encoding RnfABCDGE type electron transport complex subunit D, translated as MNPPILKAMSDISLRLTVSPPPHWRSGRTIQGMMQAHLLALAPAAVMAVVMYGFRAFAVMGMAGTAAVLTEVVCLLLQKRDVDVDNYSALYAGVLFAFLLPATAPWWLAVIGGMLTIALGRTIFGGFGCNPVCAPLVAWAVCRFSWPAAMDIDLNLAAYMANSPVDQLMHFGVSSLGQFDYMDLFMGRGLGGLGSSQVVALTAGGLFLLASRWIRLFIPVGFLIGVAGTAAIYWTIDPTAYADPMFHLLAGSTIFGAFFLAPDTASSPVGKVPQTVFGLIAGAMVVIIRTYGVYPDGVPFAIMVANLLSPLLDRLRPKFFGVR; from the coding sequence ATGAACCCTCCCATTCTCAAGGCGATGTCCGACATTTCGCTTCGCCTGACGGTCTCGCCGCCGCCCCACTGGCGTAGCGGACGGACCATTCAGGGCATGATGCAGGCGCACCTGCTGGCCCTGGCTCCGGCCGCGGTCATGGCGGTGGTCATGTATGGCTTCCGAGCCTTTGCGGTCATGGGCATGGCCGGAACCGCCGCCGTGCTGACCGAGGTCGTCTGCCTCCTGCTCCAGAAGCGGGACGTGGACGTGGACAACTATTCGGCCCTGTACGCGGGCGTGCTCTTCGCCTTTCTGCTTCCGGCCACCGCACCGTGGTGGCTAGCCGTCATCGGCGGCATGCTGACCATCGCTTTGGGCCGGACCATATTCGGCGGCTTCGGCTGCAACCCGGTCTGCGCTCCGCTGGTTGCCTGGGCCGTGTGCCGGTTCTCCTGGCCCGCGGCCATGGACATCGACCTGAACCTGGCGGCCTACATGGCCAACAGCCCGGTGGATCAGCTCATGCACTTCGGCGTGTCCAGCCTGGGCCAGTTCGACTACATGGACCTGTTCATGGGACGCGGACTCGGCGGCCTGGGCTCTTCCCAGGTTGTGGCCCTGACCGCTGGCGGCCTGTTCCTGCTGGCCTCCCGCTGGATCCGTCTGTTCATCCCGGTGGGCTTTCTGATCGGCGTTGCCGGTACCGCAGCCATCTACTGGACCATCGATCCCACGGCATATGCCGACCCCATGTTCCACCTGCTGGCCGGCAGCACCATCTTCGGGGCGTTCTTCCTGGCCCCGGACACCGCCTCCAGCCCGGTTGGCAAGGTCCCCCAGACCGTGTTCGGCCTCATCGCCGGGGCCATGGTCGTGATCATCCGCACCTACGGAGTGTATCCCGACGGCGTGCCGTTCGCCATCATGGTGGCGAACCTGCTCAGCCCGTTGCTGGATCGTCTCCGTCCCAAGTTCTTCGGAGTCAGATAG
- a CDS encoding RnfABCDGE type electron transport complex subunit G produces the protein MREIINMIVVLSLICAASGTLLVNLKRATKDQIEQQVLVNVQGPALMSVLKGCDNDPIAERKVVDGVTVFPARRAGKLVGVAFETAAAGYSGDVGVMVGFDLDADKLIGIGITTQTETPGVGTRIMKPAFLKQFKGHKVDSLALSSKGGDIDAVAGATYSSTGAVDAVRKALTVYKDIKPQIADLWPAS, from the coding sequence ATGCGTGAAATCATCAATATGATCGTGGTCCTGTCGCTCATCTGCGCGGCGTCCGGCACTCTGCTGGTCAACCTGAAGCGGGCCACCAAAGACCAGATCGAACAGCAGGTGCTCGTCAACGTCCAGGGCCCGGCCCTCATGTCCGTGCTCAAGGGTTGTGACAACGACCCCATTGCCGAGCGCAAGGTCGTGGACGGCGTAACCGTGTTCCCCGCCAGGCGTGCGGGCAAGCTCGTGGGCGTGGCCTTCGAGACCGCCGCCGCCGGATACTCGGGCGATGTCGGCGTCATGGTCGGGTTCGACCTGGATGCCGACAAGCTCATCGGGATCGGCATCACCACCCAGACCGAGACCCCCGGCGTGGGCACCCGCATCATGAAGCCCGCCTTCCTCAAGCAGTTCAAGGGCCACAAGGTCGATTCCCTGGCCCTGAGTTCCAAGGGCGGCGATATCGACGCCGTGGCCGGGGCGACCTATTCGTCCACCGGCGCGGTGGACGCGGTGCGCAAGGCCTTAACCGTCTACAAGGACATCAAGCCGCAGATCGCCGACCTCTGGCCGGCGTCTTAG
- a CDS encoding electron transport complex subunit E has product MSSIKKEFLKGLWDELPPFRVVLGLCPTLAVTSTAENGLGMGVAVLFVLTLSNAIISAMRKIIPSKVRIACFIVIAASLVVAVELLMQAYTYSLYQKLGIFVPLIVVNCIILGRAEAFASKNAVLPSIADGLGMGLGFTLSLTFLGALREGLGSGTIFGVPVAWETFQPAHFMVMAPGAFVCLGVILAGMNAFNRYLSRKKGEPLTEPQNAACASCAGCNLCITGKKEG; this is encoded by the coding sequence ATGAGTTCCATCAAGAAGGAGTTCCTCAAGGGATTGTGGGACGAGTTGCCGCCGTTTCGCGTGGTGCTGGGCCTGTGCCCGACTCTGGCCGTAACCTCCACGGCCGAGAACGGCCTGGGCATGGGCGTGGCCGTGCTGTTCGTCCTGACCCTGTCCAACGCGATCATCTCGGCCATGCGCAAGATCATCCCGTCCAAGGTTCGCATCGCCTGCTTCATCGTCATCGCGGCCTCTCTGGTCGTGGCGGTGGAGCTGCTCATGCAGGCCTACACCTATTCGCTGTACCAGAAGCTCGGCATCTTCGTGCCGCTGATCGTGGTCAACTGCATCATCCTCGGCCGGGCCGAGGCGTTCGCTTCCAAGAACGCGGTCCTGCCGTCCATAGCAGACGGCCTGGGCATGGGACTGGGCTTCACCCTGTCCCTGACCTTCCTGGGCGCGTTGCGTGAAGGACTGGGCAGCGGCACCATCTTCGGCGTCCCCGTGGCCTGGGAGACCTTTCAGCCCGCGCACTTCATGGTCATGGCCCCCGGCGCATTCGTCTGCCTGGGCGTGATCCTGGCGGGCATGAACGCCTTCAACCGGTATTTGAGCCGGAAGAAGGGTGAGCCGCTCACCGAACCGCAGAACGCGGCCTGTGCCTCCTGCGCCGGCTGCAACCTGTGCATTACGGGCAAGAAGGAAGGGTAG
- a CDS encoding RnfABCDGE type electron transport complex subunit A, with protein sequence MDYFMLFVSAIFINNIVLVQYLGTCPFMGTSKSTDVAIGMGAAVIFVMLMATAFTWPLQHYVLTPYGIGYLQTIVFILVIASLVQFVELFLKKVIPPLHASLGLFLPLITTNCAVMGVAIMVQRSNYSFVKSMAFSLFSGIGFLLALVIISAIRERLDISPVPSVFRGIPVALVTAGIMSLVFLAFQGMAA encoded by the coding sequence ATGGATTACTTTATGCTCTTCGTCTCGGCGATCTTCATCAACAACATCGTCCTGGTCCAGTATCTGGGCACCTGTCCGTTCATGGGCACGTCCAAGTCCACGGACGTTGCCATCGGCATGGGCGCGGCCGTCATCTTCGTCATGCTCATGGCCACGGCCTTCACCTGGCCCCTGCAGCATTACGTGCTGACGCCGTATGGCATCGGCTACCTGCAGACCATCGTGTTCATCCTGGTCATCGCCTCCCTGGTCCAGTTCGTGGAACTGTTCCTGAAGAAGGTCATTCCGCCGCTGCACGCCTCGCTCGGGCTGTTCCTGCCGCTGATCACCACCAACTGCGCCGTCATGGGCGTGGCCATCATGGTTCAGCGCAGCAACTATTCGTTCGTCAAGTCCATGGCCTTTTCCCTGTTCTCGGGCATCGGCTTCCTCCTCGCGCTGGTGATCATTTCCGCCATCCGCGAGCGTCTGGACATCTCACCGGTTCCTTCGGTCTTCCGAGGCATCCCGGTGGCGCTCGTCACGGCGGGCATAATGTCTCTGGTCTTCCTGGCTTTCCAGGGCATGGCCGCTTAA
- a CDS encoding FAD-dependent oxidoreductase: MVASSILVLFLLGLTAAAVLAVAARVLHVKEDPRVVSVEACLPGANCGGCGYPGCSAAATAVVNGDAPPELCVAANVETATRIAAIMGSEVQFKEPKVATNICSGGSRANLLFDYKGVEDCRAEALLYGGEKSCGIGCIGLGTCVKVCGFNAIRLSDAGLPVVDWNACRSCGKCAEACPTGAIRISSVASVLLHLNQTNDCLAPCMQKCPAQINVRRYIQQLKQGDMRGALITMKEHNPLPLAVGRVCPAPCENICRRKIVDEGVAIHTLHRFVADWEMQSGTRVNLHCNPPSGHKVAIIGGGPAGLSCAYFLRRVGHEPVIFEKREHIGGMMRGVIPEYRLPAKVVDWEVQTILNLGVETRTGVAFGSDVTLADLEKEGFEAIFIATGAWKVPPLGIDNDDAEGVLDSVSFLHGVGQKYTDLRGKTVVVVGGSNTAMDVVRSAARLGAEVIALVPSIQRKMTANKDEVQRAVEIGGDLRYLTAPLAIETVNGAVSGVTYCDLAYDNPEKPVGEPKPVSGTKAFVEADLVIAATDRVLDEAPLCDADGKLMFKKDKKTGGISANQTTLQTDIPNVFVGGEVHTGRSILIQAVADGRRAARAIHFHVTEGAVPEPDNQQVQVIPESILKDMRVTYSIPRVQEPLISMDERRHTFKEEVAGSIAYETARKEASRCLRCGLTCYDADAGAEYTRDEDVKVINAPGGE, encoded by the coding sequence ATGGTAGCTTCATCCATACTGGTTCTGTTTCTCCTGGGGTTGACCGCGGCGGCCGTTCTGGCGGTGGCTGCGCGCGTACTCCACGTCAAGGAAGACCCCCGCGTGGTCAGCGTCGAGGCCTGTCTGCCCGGCGCCAACTGCGGCGGTTGCGGATATCCGGGCTGCTCGGCTGCGGCCACGGCCGTGGTAAACGGCGACGCTCCCCCTGAACTCTGCGTGGCGGCCAACGTGGAAACCGCCACCCGTATCGCTGCGATCATGGGATCCGAAGTGCAGTTCAAGGAGCCCAAGGTGGCCACGAACATCTGCAGCGGCGGCTCTCGGGCCAACCTGCTCTTCGACTACAAGGGCGTGGAAGACTGCCGCGCCGAGGCCTTGCTCTACGGCGGCGAGAAGTCCTGCGGCATCGGCTGCATCGGGCTGGGCACCTGCGTCAAGGTTTGCGGGTTCAACGCCATCCGTTTGAGCGACGCCGGACTGCCTGTTGTCGACTGGAACGCCTGCCGGTCCTGCGGCAAGTGCGCCGAGGCGTGCCCCACCGGGGCCATCCGCATCTCCAGCGTGGCCAGCGTGCTCCTGCACCTCAACCAGACCAACGATTGTCTGGCTCCGTGCATGCAGAAGTGTCCGGCCCAGATCAACGTGCGTCGCTACATTCAGCAGCTCAAGCAGGGCGACATGCGCGGCGCGCTGATCACCATGAAGGAGCATAACCCGCTGCCTCTGGCCGTGGGCCGTGTCTGTCCCGCTCCGTGTGAAAACATCTGCCGTCGCAAGATCGTGGACGAGGGCGTGGCCATCCATACCCTGCACCGTTTCGTGGCCGACTGGGAGATGCAGAGCGGAACCCGCGTGAACCTGCACTGCAACCCGCCCAGCGGGCACAAGGTCGCGATCATCGGCGGCGGCCCCGCCGGTTTGTCGTGCGCCTACTTCCTGCGCCGCGTGGGGCACGAGCCGGTCATCTTCGAGAAGCGCGAGCACATTGGCGGCATGATGCGCGGTGTCATCCCCGAGTATCGCCTGCCGGCCAAGGTCGTGGACTGGGAGGTCCAGACCATTCTCAATCTCGGTGTGGAGACCCGCACCGGCGTGGCTTTCGGCAGCGATGTGACCCTGGCCGACCTGGAGAAGGAAGGCTTCGAAGCGATATTCATCGCCACGGGTGCCTGGAAGGTGCCGCCGCTGGGTATCGACAACGACGATGCCGAGGGCGTTTTGGACTCGGTTTCGTTCCTGCACGGCGTGGGGCAGAAGTACACCGACCTGCGCGGCAAGACCGTTGTCGTCGTGGGCGGCAGCAACACGGCCATGGACGTGGTCCGTTCCGCTGCGCGTCTTGGCGCCGAGGTCATCGCCCTTGTGCCGAGCATCCAGCGCAAGATGACCGCCAACAAGGATGAGGTCCAGCGCGCCGTGGAGATCGGCGGGGATCTTCGTTATCTGACTGCGCCCCTGGCCATCGAGACGGTGAACGGCGCGGTCAGCGGCGTGACCTATTGCGACCTGGCCTACGACAACCCCGAGAAGCCCGTTGGCGAGCCCAAGCCCGTGTCCGGGACCAAGGCGTTTGTCGAGGCCGATCTGGTTATCGCGGCCACGGACCGCGTGTTGGACGAGGCTCCGCTGTGCGACGCCGATGGCAAGCTCATGTTCAAGAAGGACAAGAAGACCGGCGGGATAAGCGCCAACCAGACCACGTTGCAGACCGACATCCCCAACGTGTTCGTGGGCGGCGAAGTCCATACCGGGCGCAGCATCCTGATCCAGGCGGTGGCCGACGGCCGTCGTGCCGCCCGGGCCATTCACTTCCACGTGACCGAAGGGGCCGTGCCCGAACCGGACAACCAGCAGGTTCAGGTCATTCCGGAATCCATCCTCAAGGACATGCGTGTGACCTACTCCATCCCCAGGGTGCAGGAGCCCCTGATCAGCATGGATGAGCGCAGGCATACCTTCAAGGAGGAAGTGGCCGGTTCCATCGCCTATGAGACGGCCCGCAAAGAGGCGAGCCGTTGCCTGCGCTGCGGTCTGACTTGTTACGACGCCGACGCCGGGGCCGAATACACCCGGGACGAGGACGTCAAGGTCATCAACGCGCCGGGCGGAGAGTAG